The proteins below come from a single Afipia felis ATCC 53690 genomic window:
- a CDS encoding tyrosine-type recombinase/integrase: MAKLTKRLVDAAESREKDYVIWDDELPGFGLRVFASGKRSYVLQYRALGRSRRYTIGLHGVWTAESARQEAKVQLGRVAQGDNPAEERQLDHKAITVKELCTLYVNDLNAGLILGKGGRPKKPTTIVTDTGRIERHIIPLLGTRRVKDLTKADINKVLKDIMAGKTRVSVKTKKLRGKAIVRGGAGTATRTVGLLGGILTYAVEAGIIAINPAHGLRKPKDNVRTRRLTEAEYRTLGEMLRTAEKEEKYATTVEIIRQIALTGCRRSEMIGLMWTEADTDRSCLRLVDSKEGTSVRPIGLPVVEFLEARRETASGSYVFPGYGDDNAFGSFPNHWEQVFKGSPLSDVTPHVLRHSFASIGNDLGFTEVTIAALVGHAKGSVTSKYIHTLDTALIMAADTIAGYIEGLLDGKEFKQTAYALDRDSRKAALTRFLQKAAGEEITVAEGERLAA; this comes from the coding sequence ATGGCTAAGCTCACAAAGCGCCTCGTCGACGCTGCCGAGTCCCGCGAGAAAGACTACGTCATCTGGGATGACGAGCTACCAGGTTTCGGGCTCCGCGTCTTCGCTTCTGGCAAGCGCAGCTATGTCCTTCAATACCGGGCATTGGGTCGCTCGCGCCGCTACACCATCGGTTTGCATGGCGTCTGGACTGCCGAGAGTGCGCGACAGGAGGCGAAGGTTCAGTTGGGCCGTGTTGCCCAGGGCGACAACCCTGCCGAGGAACGCCAACTCGATCACAAGGCGATCACGGTCAAGGAGCTCTGCACGCTTTACGTCAACGACCTGAACGCAGGCCTTATCCTTGGGAAAGGCGGGCGGCCCAAGAAGCCGACAACCATCGTTACGGATACCGGACGCATCGAGAGGCACATCATCCCGCTCCTGGGTACGCGCCGCGTGAAGGACCTGACCAAGGCCGACATCAACAAGGTCCTGAAGGACATCATGGCCGGCAAGACGCGAGTGTCTGTCAAGACAAAGAAGCTGCGTGGCAAGGCCATCGTCCGTGGCGGCGCCGGAACGGCGACACGCACGGTCGGGCTCCTTGGGGGCATTCTCACCTACGCCGTCGAGGCCGGTATCATAGCGATCAATCCTGCCCATGGCCTGCGAAAGCCGAAGGACAACGTCCGCACCCGCCGGCTCACCGAAGCGGAATACCGGACGCTGGGCGAGATGCTGCGCACAGCCGAGAAGGAGGAGAAGTACGCGACGACGGTGGAGATCATTCGTCAGATCGCACTGACCGGCTGCCGCCGCAGCGAGATGATCGGGCTGATGTGGACCGAAGCGGATACCGATCGAAGCTGCCTACGGCTGGTCGACAGCAAGGAGGGAACGTCGGTCCGTCCTATCGGCTTGCCCGTTGTCGAGTTCCTCGAGGCACGTCGGGAGACAGCCTCCGGTTCATATGTCTTCCCCGGCTATGGCGACGACAATGCGTTCGGCAGTTTTCCGAACCATTGGGAGCAGGTCTTCAAGGGCTCGCCGCTCTCGGATGTCACGCCCCACGTCTTGCGACATAGTTTTGCGAGCATCGGCAACGATCTCGGCTTCACCGAGGTGACGATCGCGGCGCTGGTCGGCCACGCCAAAGGTTCCGTCACCAGCAAATACATCCACACGCTCGACACGGCCCTCATCATGGCTGCGGACACGATCGCTGGCTACATTGAGGGCCTGCTCGACGGGAAGGAATTCAAACAGACCGCATACGCGCTCGATCGCGATTCGCGAAAGGCCGCGCTTACGCGGTTCCTACAAAAGGCCGCCGGCGAGGAGATTACAGTTGCGGAAGGTGAGCGGCTTGCTGCCTAG
- a CDS encoding HigA family addiction module antitoxin, with translation MSSVDYHYTVARSGKRQSMGPMHPGSVVRQECLDRHGLSVTDAARVLGVGRQTLSNLLNARSGISPEMAIRLEKAFGTPAREWLMRQLEHELAEAIHKADSIEVQPFPGTPDEMRGRS, from the coding sequence TTGTCGAGTGTCGATTATCACTATACGGTTGCCCGCTCAGGCAAACGCCAATCGATGGGGCCGATGCATCCAGGATCAGTGGTTCGGCAGGAATGCCTTGATAGGCACGGGCTCAGCGTAACCGACGCCGCGCGCGTCCTTGGCGTTGGTCGCCAGACCCTGAGCAACCTGCTCAACGCGCGTTCCGGCATCTCGCCTGAAATGGCCATCCGGTTAGAGAAGGCGTTCGGGACACCGGCCCGGGAGTGGCTGATGCGGCAGCTCGAGCACGAGTTGGCCGAGGCGATTCACAAGGCCGACAGCATAGAGGTGCAGCCCTTTCCTGGCACCCCGGACGAGATGCGGGGACGCTCATGA